In the Dioscorea cayenensis subsp. rotundata cultivar TDr96_F1 chromosome 12, TDr96_F1_v2_PseudoChromosome.rev07_lg8_w22 25.fasta, whole genome shotgun sequence genome, one interval contains:
- the LOC120274169 gene encoding LOW QUALITY PROTEIN: probable LIM domain-containing serine/threonine-protein kinase DDB_G0287001 (The sequence of the model RefSeq protein was modified relative to this genomic sequence to represent the inferred CDS: deleted 1 base in 1 codon): MPMAAALECWSGRPSTDEDMVEQVLMKTHDRSEAFNATTTTTTSSSSSSSSSPTHPHHPAQPKKWQRLAGAAIAALKSSLNLDSPRDPSTSSTTTRIDRLLWGAVVRNLTQLYPGSQLPERLIANIRRHFDSLPTSYSQAGFEMKDVLLHVRLIDQAISDDHPALHVQRDQNDVGEEGVFFKLTFASNSSLSWPAMSSALENSSICCKRIQIFEKKGVSLGVVTVLVQSGSEKQFKSRIEAALKSASKKPRNAGVKLPFGLCGCQDESSNTCEEDADSGLAIEAEIVRRVDLQVPLPETSIVVAIDEWQTIRSGGEELGRWLLNSDEVEIAERAGPNSFKGNLRAKRVHIQKLRGCERGSAYEIEIRKDLLQLMSCGHKHILQFNGICIQDNHGLCVVTRLMEGGSVHDVIQKNKKMACKDVIKIALDVAEGLMFMNHHGVAYRDLNTHRILLDRQGNACLGDMGIVTSCRNVGEVTEYETAGYRWLAPEIIAGDPESVSETWMSNVYSFGMVIWEMVTGEAAYSSYSPVQAAVGIAACGLRPDIPKDCPQVLRSLMSKCWNNCPSKRPQFSEIISILSKHSNK; the protein is encoded by the exons ATGCCGATGGCTGCGGCGCTGGAGTGCTGGTCGGGCCGGCCGAGCACGGACGAGGACATGGTCGAGCAAGTCCTCATGAAGACCCACGACCGCTCCGAGGCCTTCaacgccaccaccaccaccaccacctcctcctcctcatcatcatcctcctccccCACCCATCCTCACCATCCTGCCCAACCTAAGAAATGGCAACGCCTCGCCGGCGCCGCCATTGCTGCCCTCAAGAGCTCCCTCAACCTTGACTCTCCTCGTGACCCTTCCACCTCCTCCACTACTACTCGCATTGATCGCCTCCTCTGGGGCGCCGTCGTTCGCAACCTCACCCAGCTCTACCCTGGCAGCCAACTCCCTGAACGCCTCATCGCCAACATCCGCCGCCACTTCGACTCCCTCCCTACCAG CTACTCGCAGGCGGGGTTTGAGATGAAGGACGTGCTCCTCCATGTCCGGTTGATAGATCAAGCCATTTCCGATGATCACCCCGCGCTCCATGTTCAACGAGACCAGAACGATGTTGGGGAGGAGGGTGTCTTCTTCAAGCTGACATTCGCCAGCAACTCCTCTCTTTCATGGCCAGCGATGTCCAGCGCGCTCGAGAACTCCTCGATCTGCTGCAAAAGGATTCAGATC TTCGAGAAAAAGGGGGTTTCCCTCGGTGTCGTCACGGTGCTCGTTCAATCCGGCAGCGAGAAGCAATTCAAATCAAGGATCGAGGCCGCGTTGAAATCGGCCTCGAAGAAGCCGAGGAACGCCGGTGTGAAGCTTCCATTCGGGCTTTGCGGGTGCCAAGACGAGAGCTCGAACACTTGTGAAGAGGATGCCGATTCCGGGCTTGCCATCGAGGCTGAGATAGTCCGCCGTGTTGATCTCCAAGTTCCTTTGCCTGAAACCTCAATCGTCGTCGCCATTGACGAATGGCAAACCATTCGATCAGGAGGGGAAGAGCTCGGGCGGTGGCTGCTGAACTCCGACGAAGTCGAGATCGCCGAACGCGCCGGTCCCAATTCATTCAAAGGGAATCTCAGAGCAAAGAGAGTGCACATCCAAAAGCTAAGAGGATGCGAAAGAGGAAGTGCTTATGAGATAGAAATCCGCAAAGATTTGCTTCAACTCATGAGCTGTGGGCATAAGCACATTCTCCAATTCAATGGCATTTGCATTCAGGACAACCATGGCCTTTGTGTGGTTACTAGATTGATGGAAGGTGGATCAGTGCATGATGTGAttcagaagaacaagaagatggcTTGTAAAGATGTCATCAAGATTGCTTTGGATGTTGCAGAGGGTCTCATGTTCATGAACCACCATGGAGTTGCTTACAGAGATTTGAACACACATAGGATTCTGTTGGATAGGCAGGGGAATGCTTGTCTTGGAGATATGGGCATTGTCACTTCTTGTAGGAATGTTGGAGAGGTCACTGAGTATGAGACGGCCGGATACCGGTGGCTCGCCCCCGAG ATAATTGCTGGGGATCCTGAAAGTGTAAGTGAGACTTGGATGAGCAATGTGTACAGTTTCGGAATGGTGATTTGGGAAATGGTCACTGGGGAGGCGGCATACTCTTCCTACTCCCCAGTCCAGGCAGCAGTAGGAATTGCGGCATGTGGACTGAGGCCGGATATACCCAAAGATTGCCCTCAGGTTCTAAGGTCACTGATGTCGAAATGCTGGAACAATTGCCCTTCTAAGCGACCCCAATTCTCAGAGATaatctcaatcctctccaagcACAGCAACAAATGA
- the LOC120273274 gene encoding peptide-N4-(N-acetyl-beta-glucosaminyl)asparagine amidase A-like translates to MTLEHLDPTLPPVLPGQTPRCSVLILQHDFANTIGAPPAAANYTQPPDCPAPWTRIVLELSVSASAIQKDRIAAIWIDGVEVLRTTTPVPMSPGAFWKVTKDITRYASAVRRLADYNVPASPSTSTAALFPSTRAHTQLILPSKGLYKEPADLIIPVTNENGFNKAGFWFTIQNEATTVATNIQIPTNTYRAVLELFVSYHGDDEFWYNNPLRSSYLDKTSNPKLSTPRTNGAFRQVFAAIDGKFVGGHIPIVVIYPGSINPFFWSPVAAIAAFDMPSYDLDITPFLGMLLDGRPHEFSFGVHDSQPYWLVGANLHVWVDVWSDVTQAGLIDYNAPPLKVNRNAAWRNQDGQSEIDAEGLLRFIGWVSSSKGNLTTVVRQKIKFKSQVEVQNRGAVKQVEMINKGRMTVGLMKGNQGLARVQLMVDAPMQVQTSSVNTASGAVFQKTRLYHQLQEIVELSEGQAVSVATLTDRQDAEGSALLHEGEAVWGNGATRSSYKFRDDTTCYIRAVNTAGGLVQFDTTSGSCLKLGEEGKRSAS, encoded by the exons ATGACACTAGAACACCTGGACCCAACTCTCCCTCCAGTCCTCCCTGGCCAAACACCCAGATGCTCCGTCCTAATCCTCCAACACGACTTCGCCAACACCATCGGCGCCCCACCAGCCGCCGCCAACTACACCCAACCCCCAGACTGCCCTGCTCCATGGACTCGCATCGTCCTCGAACTCTCCGTCTCCGCCTCCGCCATCCAAAAAGACCGCATCGCTGCAATCTGGATAGACGGCGTCGAAGTCCTCCGCACCACCACTCCAGTCCCCATGTCCCCCGGTGCATTCTGGAAAGTCACCAAAGACATCACCCGTTATGCCTCCGCCGTCCGCCGCCTCGCCGACTACAACG TGCCAGCATCTCCATCCACTTCTACCGCGGCGCTGTTTCCGTCAACCCGAGCTCATACTCAGCTCATCCTACCATCAAAGGGCTTGTACAAAGAACCAGCGGATCTTATAATCCCGGTCACGAATGAGAACGGGTTCAACAAGGCTGGGTTCTGGTTTACAATCCAGAACGAGGCTACCACTGTGGCTACAAACATCCAGATACCAACAAACACGTACCGTGCCGTGCTCGAGCTCTTTGTATCGTATCACGGTGACGATGAGTTCTGGTACAACAACCCTCTCCGCTCATCATACTTGGACAAAACAAGCAACCCAAAGCTCTCGACACCGAGAACCAACGGTGCGTTCAGGCAAGTGTTTGCTGCCATTGATGGGAAGTTCGTAGGAGGTCACATTCCGATCGTGGTGATCTATCCTGGTTCGATCAACCCCTTCTTCTGGTCACCCGTTGCGGCTATCGCCGCGTTCGACATGCCATCGTATGACCTTGATATAACTCCGTTCTTAGGCATGTTGCTCGATGGGCGGCCGCATGAGTTTTCGTTTGGTGTGCATGATAGCCAACCTTACTGGCTTGTAGGCGCGAACTTGCACGTCTGGGTTGATGTTTGGTCGGATGTGACTCAAGCCGGGCTTATAGACTACAATGCACCACCATTGAAAGTGAACCGCAATGCAGCGTGGAGGAACCAGGATGGGCAATCGGAGATTGATGCTGAAGGGTTGTTAAGGTTCATTGGTTGGGTGAGTTCATCTAAAGGGAATCTAACCACGGTTGTGAGGCAAAAGATTAAGTTCAAGAGTCAAGTAGAGGTGCAAAACAGAGGAGCAGTGAAGCAAGTGGAGATGATTAATAAAGGTAGGATGACGGTGGGGTTGATGAAAGGGAACCAAGGCTTGGCCAGGGTGCAACTCATGGTGGATGCGCCGATGCAGGTGCAGACTTCGAGCGTGAACACGGCCAGTGGTGCGGTGTTTCAGAAGACAAGGTTGTATCACCAGTTGCAGGAGATAGTGGAGCTTAGTGAAGGGCAGGCGGTGAGTGTTGCAACGCTGACGGATCGGCAGGATGCTGAGGGGTCGGCGTTGTTGCATGAAGGGGAGGCTGTTTGGGGTAATGGTGCTACGAGGTCGTCGTACAAGTTTAGGGATGATACTACGTGTTATATCAGGGCGGTGAACACTGCTGGTGGCTTGGTGCAGTTTGACACTACTAGTGGATCTTGCTTGAAGCTTGGTGAGGAGGGGAAGAGGAGTGCTTCTTGa
- the LOC120273096 gene encoding NADH dehydrogenase [ubiquinone] 1 alpha subcomplex subunit 8-A-like gives MASSSVDAAGEPIPTSSVLMAASKHIAVRCRSENMAFITCKKKDANPEKCLDKGRQVTACVVNLLKSLHQKCPKEMDAYASCMYYNTNEFDMCRKEQHEFEAACPVSE, from the exons ATGGCAAGCAGCAGCGTTGATGCGGCGGGGGAGCCGATCCCGACCTCATCGGTGTTGATGGCTGCGTCGAAGCACATCGCAGTGAGGTGCCGCTCGGAGAACATGGCCTTCATCACCTGCAAGAAGAAAGACGCTAACCCTGAGAAGTGCCTCGATAAGGGCCGCCAAGTCACTGCTTGTGTCGTCAATCT GCTGAAGTCACTTCATCAGAAGTGCCCTAAAGAGATGGATGCTTATGCAAGCTGCATGTATTATAACACAAATGAGTTCGATATGTGTCGCAAAGAGCAACATGAGTTTGAGGCTGCATGCCCGGTGTCTGAGTAG